A single genomic interval of Drosophila virilis strain 15010-1051.87 chromosome 2, Dvir_AGI_RSII-ME, whole genome shotgun sequence harbors:
- the RhoGAP100F gene encoding rho GTPase-activating protein 100F isoform X1, giving the protein MQWKKKFTRLKAATGNSRVRRMLCCGRRKENGRSVPDVTASPGRAPPGPLPANQQPGMGNQQQQHHHANQQQQQQQQQQHHGNQQQNRGQSGNTNGSGGVKDPVLLQGDFRKVSGISSEIFRQIEAVENDHDPNTAAALEAVERRGEMIVRILEPRSMGSKQAVDAAHKLMNKADGRHTVQLVEIVKRPGQTLGLYIREGNGADRTDGVFISRIALESAVYNSGCLRVGDEILAVNLVDVTHMSLDDVVIIMSIPRRLVLAIRQRRGNRGAGSPGPPTLSRPEQKPPPVVVIKRDLRDEDLDETDRMPRPRSSRERRTGDGREMTESRSRLGLGLNNYSPQSEQLDMYYNTRAGVNAMGEPPNWGYKAPPPPSSVITEQPTKGHAFAPSHAYYQNAGTLESLAEKVHAFYPGAPGQPLGPSRRMSTGTGNVGLAQQHARFPRSGSDQHLPRVEYADYSNSLGRHSLLRSSLKPGTGAPMPVGVGGTLGRYGRYEQQRGGVPKYGPPAAGPQSLTRRSRPNLDYSSDTEATIGPRPSYYYYNRPAIGSMPRGAGGVGSGAAAAAAAMLAGTADLNKFNSLPRERPGVRLQGIRARIGDRILDENDGNISAPEYDARRGRDLRQRISASPGPSIFTADEYRAWLRRAPSSSAIAEQMRMTRDMFAQPRSHRFSCSAENIHDALRNTESIYSSRTGILGAGTLDRNLGLTRPISALPVRSMSSQHIGGAGSIRSPSIRRMRQLLELSAGPASPSGSIMSTAGHQSPAPTPSATLPRAHRQIDINPAEFAKYKLDKPIVDIGGVSGMLWIHLLAGRGLRTVPEQGAQHAPGGAPLPQTRDLYCVIECDRVHKARTVVRSGDLQFDWDESFELDLVGNKQLDVLVYSWDPQHRHKLCYRGAISLSAVLRQSPLHQLALKVEPRGTVYIRMRHTDPLALYKRRGLPSLRAGYPTLFGADLETVVNRESKNAPGCAPVPIVLRRCVEEVERRGLDIIGLYRLCGSATKKRLLREAFERNSRAVELSPEHVPDINVITGVLKDYLRELPEPLFTRCLFQMTVDALAVCLPDDPEGNAKLMLSILDCLPRANRATLVFLLDHLSLVVSNAERNKMSAQALATVMGPPLMLHSASAQPGADIDHAQPIAVLKYLLQIWPQPQTQQTQHQQLAQHMGGMAAASSMSNMAGVASGRRGESTGQRGSKVSALPVDRQQILLQQQQQLMAAGNLLRSSTSVTNILSQGHHQLSATANNHLYQSVVGQLAQSHRALQQAVQQPFQLAGSAVSAIPDQSPLPLPGTPSPGSSSASTGSGSGSGSGSGKSTDTIKRGASPASIKQVKIVDTPSPYSVVQKKPPLQKDAPIEEITPPEANTSSTIRKGVDFYEPHKSQSKNLAGDDSYTSKYNSSTVDSKKSSYISSYTPGKSFTASSANLSTNDEYKAMRNKSSATSSSSSSQATVLSAGSTATSAPTTSSDDSDDLVSYKSSASTNALLAQSQAMTTSQLMSKYLKREPRVQFTPIKSPDSPSPPGGSDGLPKGTYQLVTPSSSTSCLAKPSATTGAISKYTTSTSSASSADTSKNPTSNNKLASPSRLAKDGKSASAVSNSSSLVSSGRRLFDSLASSSSSETETKTYIGGTTVASTTVANTTTTYTNESRNLASSSSNKATSGSEHRSFGSALFGSSALGNGNANGNGHGAHSSNSPFASTNGNANGSSNHSAMNLYGTLPKNGAANGSSAGATLFGASASSSYHSGSGTASSSGVSSMTGSTNSYDFYTSSSTGGSSSSRPFANGGNNYHTLGTYRAQYAATNPFLDAFDEKPSSNGGNNGHNSHHVADDKHATIADKSHQRTAMVAAFQSSGDSKNGSDEYDDLK; this is encoded by the exons GAAAATGGAAGATCAGTTCCTGATGTTACCGCCAGTCCGGGCCGTGCACCGCCCGGCCCGCTGCCCGCCAATCAGCAGCCCGGCATGGgcaaccaacagcagcagcaccaccatgccaaccagcagcagcagcagcagcagcagcaacagcatcatgGTAACCAGCAACAGAACCGCGGCCAGAGCGGCAATACAAACGGCTCTGGCGGCGTTAAGGATCCGGTGCTGCTCCAAGGTGACTTTCGCAAGGTCAGCGGGATCAGTTCGGAGATTTTTCGACAGATAGAAGCTGTCGAGAACGATCATGATCCGAATACCGCTGCAGCGCTGGAGGCAGTGGAGCGGCGCGGAGAGATGATTGTGCGCATCTTGGAGCCACGCTCCATGGGCAGTAAACAGGCTGTGGATGCGGCACATAAGCTGATGAACAAAGCCGATGGCCGGCACACCGTGCAACTGGTGGAGATTGTGAAGCGGCCCGGCCAAACACTCGGCCTGTATATACGTGAAGGCAACGGCGCCGATCGCACCGATGGCGTCTTCATATCCCGCATAGCCCTGGAGTCGGCAGTCTACAACAGCGGCTGCTTAAGG GTGGGCGACGAAATCCTGGCCGTCAATTTGGTTGATGTCACACATATGTCGCTCGATGATGTCGTCATCATCATGTCAATTCCTCGGCGTCTGGTGCTGGCCATACGGCAGAGGCGTGGTAACCGTGGAGCCGGTTCACCGGGTCCGCCAACACTGTCGCGACCAGAACAGAAGCCGCCGCCGGTGGTGGTTATCAAGCGTGATCTCAGAGACGAGGACCTGGACGAAACGGATCGAATGCCGCGCCCGCGTTCATCACGTGAAAGACGTACAG GCGATGGTCGCGAGATGACCGAGTCGCGCTCCAGACTGGGTCTGGGCCTTAACAACTACAGCCCTCAGTCAGAGCAGCTGGACATGTACTACAATACACGGGCTGGCGTTAACGCAATGGGCGAACCCCCGAACTGGGGCTACAAAGCACCGCCGCCACCATCCTCGGTCATTACGGAGCAGCCCACCAAGGGGCATGCCTTTGCGCCTTCACATGCTTACTATCAGAACGCTGGCACACTGGAAAGCCTGGCCGAAAAGGTGCACGCTTTCTACCCAGGCGCACCTGGCCAACCGCTAGGTCCCTCGCGACGCATGTCCACGGGCACAGGAAATGTGGGTTTGGCTCAGCAACATGCACGTTTTCCGCGCTCTGGTTCAGATCAGCATTTGCCGCGAGTCGAATACGCGGATTACTCCAACTCTTTAGGCCGCCACTCCCTGCTGCGTTCCAGCTTGAAACCCGGTACAGGCGCCCCAATGCCCGTGGGCGTTGGAGGCACTCTGGGTCGCTATGGGCGTTATGAGCAGCAACGCGGTGGAGTTCCAAAGTATGGGCCTCCGGCAGCCGGTCCGCAGTCACTGACCCGCCGCTCGCGGCCCAATCTGGACTACTCCAGCGATACCGAAGCCACCATTGGGCCTCGTCCTAGTTACTATTACTATAACCGACCCGCCATAGGCAGTATGCCACGCGGCGCTGGAGGCGTGGGTagtggagcagctgcagcggcagctgcaatgTTGGCCGGCACCGCAGATCTAAATAAATTCAACTCACTGCCCAGGGAGCGACCGGGCGTTAGGTTACAGGGCATACGTGCGCGCATAGGAGACCGCATTCTGGATGAGAACGATGGCAATATTTCGGCACCCGAGTATGATGCGCGGCGCGGCCGCGATCTGCGCCAACGCATTTCTGCTAGCCCTGGCCCCTCTATCTTTACGGCGGACGAGTATCGTGCGTGGCTACGGCGCGCGCCCAGTAGCTCTGCGATTGCGGAGCAAATGCGTATGACTAGGGATATGTTCGCCCAGCCGCGCTCACATCGCTTCTCCTGCAGTGCGGAAAACATTCACGATGCCCTGCGGAAC ACCGAGAGCATTTACTCGAGCAGAACGGGCATACTCGGTGCTGGCACGCTGGATCGTAATCTGGGCCTCACTCGACCCATCTCTGCACTGCCTGTACGGTCCATGTCCTCGCAGCACATAGGCGGTGCTGGTTCCATACGCTCGCCCAGTATACGACGCATGCGTCAGCTGCTGGAACTTTCTGCTGGTCCAGCCAGTCCTAGTGGCAGTATTATGAGTACAGCCGGTCATCAGAGTCCCGCGCCCACGCCCAGCGCAACATTGCCGCGTGCTCATCGCCAGATTGACATTAATCCGGCAGAGTTTGCCAAGTACAAGCTGGACAAGCCTATTGTGGACATTGGCGGCGTCTCGGGCATGCTGTGGATACATCTGCTGGCCGGCCGCGGATTGCGGACAGTACCAGAACAGGGTGCACAGCATGCACCTGGTGGGGCACCACTCCCACAGACTAGAGATCTTTACTGCGTAATCGAGTGTGATCGCGTGCATAAGGCGCGTACAGTGGTGCGTTCGGGAGATTTGCAATTCGATTGGGATGAGTCATTTGAACTAGATCTGGTGGGCAACAAGCAGCTGGACGTGCTCGTCTATTCCTGGGATCCACAGCACAGGCACAAGCTGTGCTATCGCGGCGCCATATCGCTGTCGGCGGTGCTGCGGCAATCGCCACTGCATCAGCTGGCGCTTAAAGTGGAGCCTCGCGGCACTGTCTACATACGCATGCGGCATACAGATCCTCTCGCACTGTACAAGCGTCGCGGGCTGCCCAGTTTGCGTGCCGGTTATCCGACACTTTTCGGTGCCGATCTGGAGACGGTGGTCAACAGGGAGTCAAAGAATGCGCCCGGCTGTGCGCCAGTGCCAATTGTGCTGCGACGTTGCGTTGAGGAGGTGGAGCGGCGAGGCCTCGATATAATCGGGTTGTATCGCCTGTGCGGATCGGCAACGAAGAAGCGTCTGCTGCGCGAGGCCTTCGAGCGCAATAGCCGAGCTGTGGAATTGAGCCCGGAACACGTTCCTGATATTAATGTTATTACCGGCGTACTCAAGGATTACCTCAGGGAGCTGCCGGAGCCATTGTTTACACGCTGTCTCTTCCAGATGACAGTCGATGCCTTGG CTGTCTGTCTGCCAGATGATCCTGAGGGCAATGCGAAACTGATGCTTAGCATACTCGACTGTTTGCCCAGAGCGAATAGG GCTACCTTGGTATTCCTGCTTGACCATCTTTCGCTGGTTGTGTCAAATGCGGAGCGCAATAAAATGTCTGCTCAGGCGCTGGCCACTGTGATGGGTCCTCCGCTGATGCTGCACTCGGCCAGTGCGCAGCCTGGCGCTGATATTGATCATGCTCAGCCGATTGCGGTACTCAAGTATCTACTGCAGATCTGGCCTCAGCCACAAACGCAGCAGacgcagcatcagcagctggCTCAGCACATGGGCGGCATGGCCGCTGCCAGCAGCATGAGCAATATGGCGGGTGTTGCTTCAG GTCGGCGCGGCGAGTCAACAGGGCAGCGTGGAAGCAAAGTCAGTGCGTTGCCAGTGGACAGACAGCAAATactactgcagcagcagcagcagctcatggCGGCGGGCAACCTACTGCGCTCGTCCACTTCGGTAACCAACATACTCTCCCAAGGCCATCATCAGCTCTCAGCCACAGCCAACAATCATCTGTATCAATCAGTAGTGGGTCAGTTAGCTCAATCGCATCGAGCCTTGCAACAAGCGGTGCAACAG CCCTTTCAATTGGCGGGCTCAGCGGTCTCGGCAATTCCCGACCAATCGCCACTGCCACTTCCAGGCACACCCTCCCCAGGCAGTAGCTCAGCCTCGACGGGCTCCGGCTCGGGGTCGGGCTCGGGTTCGGGCAAGA GCACTGATACCATCAAGCGCGGTGCTTCGCCCGCTTCCATCAAGCAAGTGAAAATTGTTGACACGCCCAGCCCGTACTCGGTTGTACAGAAGAAGCCACCTTTGCAAAAGGACGCTCCCATAGAAGAAATTACGCCCCCGGAGGCCAATACAAGCTCGACAATCCGCAAAGGCGTTGACTTCTACGAACCGCACAAATCGCAATCCAAGAACCTGGCCGGCGATGACTCGTATACATCTAAATATAACAGCAGCACTGTGGATAGTAAGAAGAGCAGCTACATCAGCAGTTACACGCCCGGCAAATCCTTCACTGCCAGCAGCGCCAATCTCAGCACCAACGATGAATACAAGGCCATGCGCAATAAATCAAGCGCCACCTCAAGCTCCAGTTCCTCCCAGGCAACTGTGCTGAGTGCTGGATCCACTGCAACATCGGCGCCAACAACCTCCTCCGATGACTCCGACGACTTGGTCTCGTACAAGTCTTCGGCCTCTACCAATGCGTTGCTGGCCCAGTCTCAGGCGATGACCACCAGTCAGCTGATGTCTAAATACTTAAAGCGCGAACCACGAGTGCAATTTACACCGATCAAATCGCCGGACTCGCCCTCACCACCTGGCGGCAGCGATGGCCTGCCAAAGGGCACCTACCAGCTGGTCACGCCCAGCTCCAGCACCAGCTGCTTGGCCAAGCCCAGTGCCACCACGGGTGCGATCAGCAAGTATACGACATCGACATCATCAGCAAGTTCAGCGGACACCAGCAAAAATccaaccagcaacaacaaattggcgTCACCGTCAAGGCTTGCCAAGGATGGCAAGTCGGCAAGCGCGGTAAGTAACTCCTCTTCCCTGGTGTCGAGCGGCAGGCGGCTGTTTGACAGCCTCGCCTCGTCGTCGTCCTCGGAAACGGAGACAAAGACTTACATAGGCGGCACCACAGTTGCCAGCACCACAGTTGCCAACACCACAACAACCTACACGAACGAATCTAGAAACTTagccagcagcagtagcaataAAGCGACTTCCGGCTCAGAGCACAGAAGTTTTGGTAGTGCACTATTCGGTAGCAGCGCCTTGGGCAACggcaatgccaatggcaatggtCATGGTGCCCACTCTAGCAACAGCCCCTTTGCCAGCACCAATGGCAACgccaatggcagcagcaaccacagtGCCATGAACTTGTATGGCACGCTGCCAAAGAATGGGGCTGCGAACGGCAGCAGCGCGGGCGCCACTCTGTTTGGTGCCAGCGCCAGCTCTTCTTATCATTCTGGTAGTGGCACAGCCAGCAGCAGTGGGGTTAGCTCGATGACTGGCTCCACAAATAGCTATGATTTTTATACGAGCAGCAGTACAGGCGGCAGCAGTAGCTCGCGTCCCTTTGCCAATGGTGGCAACAACTATCATACGCTGGGCACCTATCGCGCTCAGTACGCGGCCACCAATCCCTTCCTCGATGCCTTCGATGAGAAGCCCAGCAGCAATGGGGGCAATAATGGCCATAATAGCCATCACGTTGCCGATGATAAGCATGCAACGATCGCGGATAAGAGCCATCAGCGTACCGCAATGGTGGCAGCTTTTCAGTCGTCGGGCGACTCAAAGAATGGCAGCGATGAATACGATGATCTCAAGTGA
- the RhoGAP100F gene encoding rho GTPase-activating protein 100F isoform X4: protein MCERATTGCFLTRSSGRKENGRSVPDVTASPGRAPPGPLPANQQPGMGNQQQQHHHANQQQQQQQQQQHHGNQQQNRGQSGNTNGSGGVKDPVLLQGDFRKVSGISSEIFRQIEAVENDHDPNTAAALEAVERRGEMIVRILEPRSMGSKQAVDAAHKLMNKADGRHTVQLVEIVKRPGQTLGLYIREGNGADRTDGVFISRIALESAVYNSGCLRVGDEILAVNLVDVTHMSLDDVVIIMSIPRRLVLAIRQRRGNRGAGSPGPPTLSRPEQKPPPVVVIKRDLRDEDLDETDRMPRPRSSRERRDGREMTESRSRLGLGLNNYSPQSEQLDMYYNTRAGVNAMGEPPNWGYKAPPPPSSVITEQPTKGHAFAPSHAYYQNAGTLESLAEKVHAFYPGAPGQPLGPSRRMSTGTGNVGLAQQHARFPRSGSDQHLPRVEYADYSNSLGRHSLLRSSLKPGTGAPMPVGVGGTLGRYGRYEQQRGGVPKYGPPAAGPQSLTRRSRPNLDYSSDTEATIGPRPSYYYYNRPAIGSMPRGAGGVGSGAAAAAAAMLAGTADLNKFNSLPRERPGVRLQGIRARIGDRILDENDGNISAPEYDARRGRDLRQRISASPGPSIFTADEYRAWLRRAPSSSAIAEQMRMTRDMFAQPRSHRFSCSAENIHDALRNTESIYSSRTGILGAGTLDRNLGLTRPISALPVRSMSSQHIGGAGSIRSPSIRRMRQLLELSAGPASPSGSIMSTAGHQSPAPTPSATLPRAHRQIDINPAEFAKYKLDKPIVDIGGVSGMLWIHLLAGRGLRTVPEQGAQHAPGGAPLPQTRDLYCVIECDRVHKARTVVRSGDLQFDWDESFELDLVGNKQLDVLVYSWDPQHRHKLCYRGAISLSAVLRQSPLHQLALKVEPRGTVYIRMRHTDPLALYKRRGLPSLRAGYPTLFGADLETVVNRESKNAPGCAPVPIVLRRCVEEVERRGLDIIGLYRLCGSATKKRLLREAFERNSRAVELSPEHVPDINVITGVLKDYLRELPEPLFTRCLFQMTVDALAVCLPDDPEGNAKLMLSILDCLPRANRATLVFLLDHLSLVVSNAERNKMSAQALATVMGPPLMLHSASAQPGADIDHAQPIAVLKYLLQIWPQPQTQQTQHQQLAQHMGGMAAASSMSNMAGVASGRRGESTGQRGSKVSALPVDRQQILLQQQQQLMAAGNLLRSSTSVTNILSQGHHQLSATANNHLYQSVVGQLAQSHRALQQAVQQPFQLAGSAVSAIPDQSPLPLPGTPSPGSSSASTGSGSGSGSGSGKSTDTIKRGASPASIKQVKIVDTPSPYSVVQKKPPLQKDAPIEEITPPEANTSSTIRKGVDFYEPHKSQSKNLAGDDSYTSKYNSSTVDSKKSSYISSYTPGKSFTASSANLSTNDEYKAMRNKSSATSSSSSSQATVLSAGSTATSAPTTSSDDSDDLVSYKSSASTNALLAQSQAMTTSQLMSKYLKREPRVQFTPIKSPDSPSPPGGSDGLPKGTYQLVTPSSSTSCLAKPSATTGAISKYTTSTSSASSADTSKNPTSNNKLASPSRLAKDGKSASAVSNSSSLVSSGRRLFDSLASSSSSETETKTYIGGTTVASTTVANTTTTYTNESRNLASSSSNKATSGSEHRSFGSALFGSSALGNGNANGNGHGAHSSNSPFASTNGNANGSSNHSAMNLYGTLPKNGAANGSSAGATLFGASASSSYHSGSGTASSSGVSSMTGSTNSYDFYTSSSTGGSSSSRPFANGGNNYHTLGTYRAQYAATNPFLDAFDEKPSSNGGNNGHNSHHVADDKHATIADKSHQRTAMVAAFQSSGDSKNGSDEYDDLK from the exons GAAAATGGAAGATCAGTTCCTGATGTTACCGCCAGTCCGGGCCGTGCACCGCCCGGCCCGCTGCCCGCCAATCAGCAGCCCGGCATGGgcaaccaacagcagcagcaccaccatgccaaccagcagcagcagcagcagcagcagcaacagcatcatgGTAACCAGCAACAGAACCGCGGCCAGAGCGGCAATACAAACGGCTCTGGCGGCGTTAAGGATCCGGTGCTGCTCCAAGGTGACTTTCGCAAGGTCAGCGGGATCAGTTCGGAGATTTTTCGACAGATAGAAGCTGTCGAGAACGATCATGATCCGAATACCGCTGCAGCGCTGGAGGCAGTGGAGCGGCGCGGAGAGATGATTGTGCGCATCTTGGAGCCACGCTCCATGGGCAGTAAACAGGCTGTGGATGCGGCACATAAGCTGATGAACAAAGCCGATGGCCGGCACACCGTGCAACTGGTGGAGATTGTGAAGCGGCCCGGCCAAACACTCGGCCTGTATATACGTGAAGGCAACGGCGCCGATCGCACCGATGGCGTCTTCATATCCCGCATAGCCCTGGAGTCGGCAGTCTACAACAGCGGCTGCTTAAGG GTGGGCGACGAAATCCTGGCCGTCAATTTGGTTGATGTCACACATATGTCGCTCGATGATGTCGTCATCATCATGTCAATTCCTCGGCGTCTGGTGCTGGCCATACGGCAGAGGCGTGGTAACCGTGGAGCCGGTTCACCGGGTCCGCCAACACTGTCGCGACCAGAACAGAAGCCGCCGCCGGTGGTGGTTATCAAGCGTGATCTCAGAGACGAGGACCTGGACGAAACGGATCGAATGCCGCGCCCGCGTTCATCACGTGAAAGAC GCGATGGTCGCGAGATGACCGAGTCGCGCTCCAGACTGGGTCTGGGCCTTAACAACTACAGCCCTCAGTCAGAGCAGCTGGACATGTACTACAATACACGGGCTGGCGTTAACGCAATGGGCGAACCCCCGAACTGGGGCTACAAAGCACCGCCGCCACCATCCTCGGTCATTACGGAGCAGCCCACCAAGGGGCATGCCTTTGCGCCTTCACATGCTTACTATCAGAACGCTGGCACACTGGAAAGCCTGGCCGAAAAGGTGCACGCTTTCTACCCAGGCGCACCTGGCCAACCGCTAGGTCCCTCGCGACGCATGTCCACGGGCACAGGAAATGTGGGTTTGGCTCAGCAACATGCACGTTTTCCGCGCTCTGGTTCAGATCAGCATTTGCCGCGAGTCGAATACGCGGATTACTCCAACTCTTTAGGCCGCCACTCCCTGCTGCGTTCCAGCTTGAAACCCGGTACAGGCGCCCCAATGCCCGTGGGCGTTGGAGGCACTCTGGGTCGCTATGGGCGTTATGAGCAGCAACGCGGTGGAGTTCCAAAGTATGGGCCTCCGGCAGCCGGTCCGCAGTCACTGACCCGCCGCTCGCGGCCCAATCTGGACTACTCCAGCGATACCGAAGCCACCATTGGGCCTCGTCCTAGTTACTATTACTATAACCGACCCGCCATAGGCAGTATGCCACGCGGCGCTGGAGGCGTGGGTagtggagcagctgcagcggcagctgcaatgTTGGCCGGCACCGCAGATCTAAATAAATTCAACTCACTGCCCAGGGAGCGACCGGGCGTTAGGTTACAGGGCATACGTGCGCGCATAGGAGACCGCATTCTGGATGAGAACGATGGCAATATTTCGGCACCCGAGTATGATGCGCGGCGCGGCCGCGATCTGCGCCAACGCATTTCTGCTAGCCCTGGCCCCTCTATCTTTACGGCGGACGAGTATCGTGCGTGGCTACGGCGCGCGCCCAGTAGCTCTGCGATTGCGGAGCAAATGCGTATGACTAGGGATATGTTCGCCCAGCCGCGCTCACATCGCTTCTCCTGCAGTGCGGAAAACATTCACGATGCCCTGCGGAAC ACCGAGAGCATTTACTCGAGCAGAACGGGCATACTCGGTGCTGGCACGCTGGATCGTAATCTGGGCCTCACTCGACCCATCTCTGCACTGCCTGTACGGTCCATGTCCTCGCAGCACATAGGCGGTGCTGGTTCCATACGCTCGCCCAGTATACGACGCATGCGTCAGCTGCTGGAACTTTCTGCTGGTCCAGCCAGTCCTAGTGGCAGTATTATGAGTACAGCCGGTCATCAGAGTCCCGCGCCCACGCCCAGCGCAACATTGCCGCGTGCTCATCGCCAGATTGACATTAATCCGGCAGAGTTTGCCAAGTACAAGCTGGACAAGCCTATTGTGGACATTGGCGGCGTCTCGGGCATGCTGTGGATACATCTGCTGGCCGGCCGCGGATTGCGGACAGTACCAGAACAGGGTGCACAGCATGCACCTGGTGGGGCACCACTCCCACAGACTAGAGATCTTTACTGCGTAATCGAGTGTGATCGCGTGCATAAGGCGCGTACAGTGGTGCGTTCGGGAGATTTGCAATTCGATTGGGATGAGTCATTTGAACTAGATCTGGTGGGCAACAAGCAGCTGGACGTGCTCGTCTATTCCTGGGATCCACAGCACAGGCACAAGCTGTGCTATCGCGGCGCCATATCGCTGTCGGCGGTGCTGCGGCAATCGCCACTGCATCAGCTGGCGCTTAAAGTGGAGCCTCGCGGCACTGTCTACATACGCATGCGGCATACAGATCCTCTCGCACTGTACAAGCGTCGCGGGCTGCCCAGTTTGCGTGCCGGTTATCCGACACTTTTCGGTGCCGATCTGGAGACGGTGGTCAACAGGGAGTCAAAGAATGCGCCCGGCTGTGCGCCAGTGCCAATTGTGCTGCGACGTTGCGTTGAGGAGGTGGAGCGGCGAGGCCTCGATATAATCGGGTTGTATCGCCTGTGCGGATCGGCAACGAAGAAGCGTCTGCTGCGCGAGGCCTTCGAGCGCAATAGCCGAGCTGTGGAATTGAGCCCGGAACACGTTCCTGATATTAATGTTATTACCGGCGTACTCAAGGATTACCTCAGGGAGCTGCCGGAGCCATTGTTTACACGCTGTCTCTTCCAGATGACAGTCGATGCCTTGG CTGTCTGTCTGCCAGATGATCCTGAGGGCAATGCGAAACTGATGCTTAGCATACTCGACTGTTTGCCCAGAGCGAATAGG GCTACCTTGGTATTCCTGCTTGACCATCTTTCGCTGGTTGTGTCAAATGCGGAGCGCAATAAAATGTCTGCTCAGGCGCTGGCCACTGTGATGGGTCCTCCGCTGATGCTGCACTCGGCCAGTGCGCAGCCTGGCGCTGATATTGATCATGCTCAGCCGATTGCGGTACTCAAGTATCTACTGCAGATCTGGCCTCAGCCACAAACGCAGCAGacgcagcatcagcagctggCTCAGCACATGGGCGGCATGGCCGCTGCCAGCAGCATGAGCAATATGGCGGGTGTTGCTTCAG GTCGGCGCGGCGAGTCAACAGGGCAGCGTGGAAGCAAAGTCAGTGCGTTGCCAGTGGACAGACAGCAAATactactgcagcagcagcagcagctcatggCGGCGGGCAACCTACTGCGCTCGTCCACTTCGGTAACCAACATACTCTCCCAAGGCCATCATCAGCTCTCAGCCACAGCCAACAATCATCTGTATCAATCAGTAGTGGGTCAGTTAGCTCAATCGCATCGAGCCTTGCAACAAGCGGTGCAACAG CCCTTTCAATTGGCGGGCTCAGCGGTCTCGGCAATTCCCGACCAATCGCCACTGCCACTTCCAGGCACACCCTCCCCAGGCAGTAGCTCAGCCTCGACGGGCTCCGGCTCGGGGTCGGGCTCGGGTTCGGGCAAGA GCACTGATACCATCAAGCGCGGTGCTTCGCCCGCTTCCATCAAGCAAGTGAAAATTGTTGACACGCCCAGCCCGTACTCGGTTGTACAGAAGAAGCCACCTTTGCAAAAGGACGCTCCCATAGAAGAAATTACGCCCCCGGAGGCCAATACAAGCTCGACAATCCGCAAAGGCGTTGACTTCTACGAACCGCACAAATCGCAATCCAAGAACCTGGCCGGCGATGACTCGTATACATCTAAATATAACAGCAGCACTGTGGATAGTAAGAAGAGCAGCTACATCAGCAGTTACACGCCCGGCAAATCCTTCACTGCCAGCAGCGCCAATCTCAGCACCAACGATGAATACAAGGCCATGCGCAATAAATCAAGCGCCACCTCAAGCTCCAGTTCCTCCCAGGCAACTGTGCTGAGTGCTGGATCCACTGCAACATCGGCGCCAACAACCTCCTCCGATGACTCCGACGACTTGGTCTCGTACAAGTCTTCGGCCTCTACCAATGCGTTGCTGGCCCAGTCTCAGGCGATGACCACCAGTCAGCTGATGTCTAAATACTTAAAGCGCGAACCACGAGTGCAATTTACACCGATCAAATCGCCGGACTCGCCCTCACCACCTGGCGGCAGCGATGGCCTGCCAAAGGGCACCTACCAGCTGGTCACGCCCAGCTCCAGCACCAGCTGCTTGGCCAAGCCCAGTGCCACCACGGGTGCGATCAGCAAGTATACGACATCGACATCATCAGCAAGTTCAGCGGACACCAGCAAAAATccaaccagcaacaacaaattggcgTCACCGTCAAGGCTTGCCAAGGATGGCAAGTCGGCAAGCGCGGTAAGTAACTCCTCTTCCCTGGTGTCGAGCGGCAGGCGGCTGTTTGACAGCCTCGCCTCGTCGTCGTCCTCGGAAACGGAGACAAAGACTTACATAGGCGGCACCACAGTTGCCAGCACCACAGTTGCCAACACCACAACAACCTACACGAACGAATCTAGAAACTTagccagcagcagtagcaataAAGCGACTTCCGGCTCAGAGCACAGAAGTTTTGGTAGTGCACTATTCGGTAGCAGCGCCTTGGGCAACggcaatgccaatggcaatggtCATGGTGCCCACTCTAGCAACAGCCCCTTTGCCAGCACCAATGGCAACgccaatggcagcagcaaccacagtGCCATGAACTTGTATGGCACGCTGCCAAAGAATGGGGCTGCGAACGGCAGCAGCGCGGGCGCCACTCTGTTTGGTGCCAGCGCCAGCTCTTCTTATCATTCTGGTAGTGGCACAGCCAGCAGCAGTGGGGTTAGCTCGATGACTGGCTCCACAAATAGCTATGATTTTTATACGAGCAGCAGTACAGGCGGCAGCAGTAGCTCGCGTCCCTTTGCCAATGGTGGCAACAACTATCATACGCTGGGCACCTATCGCGCTCAGTACGCGGCCACCAATCCCTTCCTCGATGCCTTCGATGAGAAGCCCAGCAGCAATGGGGGCAATAATGGCCATAATAGCCATCACGTTGCCGATGATAAGCATGCAACGATCGCGGATAAGAGCCATCAGCGTACCGCAATGGTGGCAGCTTTTCAGTCGTCGGGCGACTCAAAGAATGGCAGCGATGAATACGATGATCTCAAGTGA